Part of the Spirochaeta isovalerica genome, TATATATTTATCAAATGTTTTATTCAGGCTGTATATAGCTTCATCCTGTTTTTCATCATGAAGTTCTTTCCATTTCTGGAATATCTCTCGATCGAATACTTTACAGGAAGATATGTAATCTATGATTTTTTGTGTCTCTTTAACATCGGAAGCATAGAGCATCATGACTTTGAGTATCTCATCTGTTTCCGTGGAATTGAGCTGACGGATTTTTCTTACGGCGTTCTGGAAAAAATCAATATCTTCCGGAGATTTTATAAAGCCCCCGGAAAAAAAGGTCATATACTGCCTGTAATCTATCGGGTAGTCGAGAATTGTATATTCCTCAATAAGTTCGAAATGCTTCTGCATTACAAGGCGCATTGTTGCCTGGATGTTGCCGGATATTGATTTTTTTCGAATTTCTTCAACGCCCTGTACGTGGAGGGGTTTTAGAAATCGTGTGTATTGTTTCTCATCGGATATCCGGCTGCTGATAAAATCTATATGGTTGAGAAGTCTAATTATCTCCCTGCGAATGATTTCAGGCTTTTCAATACGGCACACGCTCGTAATATAAAGATCGCCGTAATTATCGAAAATGTCTTTCGTATATTTGTATGGTTCGGTCATGACTTCTTTCCAGCGGATAGCGACATCCCGGAAAAGGCGATCCGTTTCAGCCAGAGATACTTCTTTTGTGAATCTCGAATCAGGAGAGAGAAGGGGTATTATCAGTTTCCGTAATGAATACTGATTGAATGTCGTTCCGTCATTCTCCTTACCGAAAAGTGCGTTTAGCCTTCTGGTCATTGACCATTGCAGCGTCATAGCTTCCTTGAAACTTTCAGGATTATCTCCATACCGCTCCAGATGAACCATGACTATTTTATTCAGAACCTCGGGTGGACTGAAACCCATTCTCCCGTTGTTGACAAGGCAGTTCTCAATAAGGCGGACATATGATCTGGGGAATGCATTTTCTATCAGATAAGTCTGAATCTGATTCATTGCTTCAAGAGGGGATTCCCATTTAGGCAGGCTGAACCTGAGATAAATTGTTCTTATCAGGGGGATATTCCAGACCACCTTTAAAGGTTCCGGAACAGAGCAGAGATCCTTAAGGACAGCAGCTGATATATGTCCTCGGAAATAACCGCTTATGAAGGTAGAAAAATCCACCGGCTTCATTTCCAGGCCGGGCGAAAGATGAATCGGACCATTGAACATGTGTCCTTTCAGTGGCTTATCTTCGTTCAGTAACCGCTGTTCCAGAAATTCACCGGCGCTGTTCAGGTAAATGACTTTATTGCCGTTTTTGATTCTGAATTGCGCTTCTTCGGGGAATATTTCAGTATTTTCTACAATGAAGATGAGTATTTCATAGAGATTGAGAAGATCTCGACTTGTAATGGGGACATTCTCAGCGGATTTTATCATGAAATTTCTGGTTTCTTTTGACCATTTGGGAAGCTTCCGGGCTTTCTGATATAACTTGAAAGCTTTTTTGTTCAGCTTTAATGTCTGAAGTCCGTTCATGTTTCTACATCTCCGAAAGGAATCTGAAATCCCGCAAGTTCCATTATGAACTCTTCAATTAAATGGAAAGCGCTGTCCGTAAGAGTTTCAACCTTATCTTCACCGGAGTGGTTGTTCTTCCAGGAAGGAGGAATGTTGCGTTCGATAAAATCCTGGTATTCCGGGGATAACATCCCCTTGTCATATATGTACTGCCATTGTTCTTCTTTTCGGGCAATCAGGCGGCTTTTTGCGATAATGGCTTCATCATAAGGGAGAACAGACAACTGCACCGATGGATAGCGATTGAGTAATAGTCCCAGATCATCTGAAAACAGCAGATTTATATTAAAAAACTCTCCGCTTCTGAATTCGAGAAAAAGATTGGATAAAACATTGGAAAACAGCTCCATATGTTTCACTATCGGGCTGTATCGCCTGTCTTTTTCTTCTTTCGACTTTAAAAGCTGCAATCCGGTTTGGCCGTAAATCAGAGTATCTCCTATGCCGCACATATCAAAAACAAAAAAAATACAATTGGAAATACTCTTTTCCCTGAAAAGCCGGGCCAGCTGAAAGGCTCCCTGGTTCGTAACCGACATCTCTGGACTTATTTCTTCTTTATCTGTAAGAATGATCTGAATATTATGAGCGAATTTCAGATTTTTGAGCATACTTATGGAGTGCAGCAATTGCATGACCGCCGCGCTGTTGTCATTGGCTCCGGGAGTGCCCGATACCCTGTCATAATGGGCTACAAGCGTTTTGACATAATAACGTTTCAGATAAGGACGGACTTTGTCGAGACGGATGAGAATATGCCTGGCTTCACCTGTCGGAATAACGCTGTGTGTTATTTCTTCTTTCGTCAGCCAGTTGATCAGGAAATCATAACGGTCGCAATCCGGTCTGCAGAACTCCTTTAAATCATTAAGCATTCGATCGTTCATTAACCTCTCCCTTTATTAAGAATAAGTTAAAAATGAATATTTTCATATTTACAATTTAAAATAATGCCGAAAATAAATGAATATCGCTTCTTCAGGAGAATCGGATGAAACTTTCAGGAAAAATATTATTTTTCTGCCTTCTCTTTGTCATAACAACCCCTCTGGCAGCTCTCTCGATAGACAGGCTGAAAAGTAATCCGGAGAGATATAAAGGCGATACCGTCCGTCTATCCGGTGAAGTGACATTTGTCGCCGGAATTCCATTTACCGATCTGCAGGTTTATATTCTGGAAGACAATAGCGGTTCCCTTCTCGTTTTTACTGCTTTCCCGAAGGAACTCGATGAGAGAACCAGGATAAAGGCTGAAGTCATTGCCTATATAGGCGATAATAAGGAGAGAGATAGAGAAGATGCTATAAACCGGATATCCGACTATCTGGTTGAAAAAGAAATTCTGGAACGGAAAGCTGCAAGAAAGGTTTCAGAAATCTCATTGAAATTCCTGAATACAGTAGCGGATGCGGCAACCGGGGTATGGTTCGTAATCGAACAGGAGAAAACAGGCTTTCTCAATCTTTAATCAG contains:
- a CDS encoding M28 family peptidase, whose protein sequence is MNDRMLNDLKEFCRPDCDRYDFLINWLTKEEITHSVIPTGEARHILIRLDKVRPYLKRYYVKTLVAHYDRVSGTPGANDNSAAVMQLLHSISMLKNLKFAHNIQIILTDKEEISPEMSVTNQGAFQLARLFREKSISNCIFFVFDMCGIGDTLIYGQTGLQLLKSKEEKDRRYSPIVKHMELFSNVLSNLFLEFRSGEFFNINLLFSDDLGLLLNRYPSVQLSVLPYDEAIIAKSRLIARKEEQWQYIYDKGMLSPEYQDFIERNIPPSWKNNHSGEDKVETLTDSAFHLIEEFIMELAGFQIPFGDVET